DNA from Rubripirellula lacrimiformis:
ATCAGAAAAAACGTGCTCAGGAACTCGGCAAGACATCGGGTGGGCAGCGGCGATTGCATCGGGGGGGGGCTCAGGCATTCACGACGGGCGAGTACAAAAACAAATACAACCCGATCAACGTCTTGGCGTCTCGGATCCTGCCCTCGCCAATGTATCTAGCCACATCGGATCGCGTGGCAACGTGGTTCTCGATTTGCTCCACCGCTTCACGGGCATGCTGCCCCTTGGTCAGGCTTCGTGCAACGTACAAATGCATCAGTTCGTCACAAATCCCGGGTGCCGAATAGAATTCGTGGATCTTCGTCAATGAGCCGGCGGCATAGCCGGTTTCTTCGATCAGTTCGCGGCCGGCGGTCACTTCCGCATCCTCGCCGGCTTCGCGGGTCCCTGCGGGAAGTTCTAGCAGGGTTTCGCCAACCGTTGCGCGAGTGTTTTCGATCAACACGACGGTGTCATCATCGATCAACGGCAGCAACACCACGGCACCTGGGTGCCGAATCACTTCGCGATGGTACGTTTGTCCGTCGCTGCCGGTCAGGACCATTTGGTGAACATTGAAACGCGTCCCGGTGAACACAAGTTTCTCGGGCACCGATTCATCCGGGTTTTGGTTCATGACAACACGTGCGACGAAGGGAAGGGGAAATTGGGCGGCTTGGGTCCACCGCGTTTTTTTGTAAAGCTATCGCTTCGACTTTCCTGGCAACACCCGACTTCCCCTGCGGCCCACGTGTTCGGATTCATCAACTGCTACAAGCCGCCTGGCATGACATCCCGTGACGCGGTCAACGTAGTTCAGCGGCGATTGCGTGGGCTTCGCACGGACGACGGAGCGAAGGTCAAAGTCGGCCATGCGGGAACCTTGGACCCGTTGGCCGAAGGCGTTTTGGTGATGGGCGTTGGACGCGCCGTCCGGCTGGTGCCCTATGTTCAACAACAAGTGAAACATTATCGGGGCAAGTTTCTGTTGGGCCAATCCAGCGTTTCGGGAGACCTGGAGGGCGAAGTCGCCCAACATCCCGACCTGCCGATCCCCACGTTGGACCAGCTGCAAACGGCAGCCACCGGCCTGATCGGCACAATCACTCAAACGCCGCCCGCCCATTCGGCCATCTGGATCGACGGAGTCCGGGCACACGAACGGGTTCGAGCCGGCGAAGACGTCGACATGCCATCGCGGCAGGTCCAAATCGACACGCTTCAGATATTGAAGTACCAGTTCCCAGAGATCGAACTGGACATTCAGTGCGGTTCGGGAACCTACATTCGCACGCTGGGGATGGACCTGGCACGCGCCGCCGGGTCCGTCGCCGTCATGTCACACTTATGCCGCCACGGCGTCGGGCGTTTCGTCCACACCAAAGCGGTGTCGGTCCAGCGACTGGCCGAAGACGATCTGGAACCGCTGCTGTTGCCGCCCATCATGGCGGTCGCCCATATGCCGCAAATCGAGATCGACGAAGACGAGTCGGTTCGACTGGGACATGGTCTGCAAATTCGCCGCACCACGGATGACGACGAAGCTGCTGCGATCAACGAAGACGGAGAACTGCGTGCGATCGTCAACGTTCGCGACGGAGCCTGGTTCCCCAAACGAGTCTTCCCGACTCAGAACAGCTGATACCGAAACGGTTGGCGAGTTGCACCGTAGCGAATGTCGCCAAGACTTTCGGCCATCGGGCACAGACGTGATGGCACACGACAGCCAGCCGACGAAGCCAATTTTCCCGAGCCCGATTCCCGGCCGCGCACGCGATCGCGGCTCACAAGATTGGGCGCGATCCCGGCCGAAAGTCTTGGCGACTTGCGCTACGGGTGAGGGCGCCATCCCGGCCGAAACTCTTGGCGACTTGCGCTACGGGTGAGTAGCGAATGTCGCCAAGACTTTCGGCCATCCAACGCAGACGCGATGGCACACGAAGGCCAGCCGACGAAGCCTAGTTTCCGAGCCCGATTCCCGGCCGCTAACGCGATCGCGGCCGAAACTCTTTGCGAGTTGCGCTACGGCTGCACCCGTAGCGAATGTCGCCAAGACTTTCGGCCATCGGGCACAGACGCGATGGCACACGACGGCCAGCCGACGGAGCCGAGTTTCCGAGCCCGATTCCCGGCCGCTCACGCCATCGCGGCTCACAAGATTGGGCGCCATCCCGGCCGAAAGTCTTGGCGACTTGCGCTACGGGTGAGGGCGCCATCCCGGCCGAAACTCTTGGCGAGTTGCGCTACGGGTGAGTAGCGAATGTCGCCAAGACTTTCGGCCATCCAACACAGACGCGATGGCACACGCCGGCCAGCCGACGAAGCCGAGTTTCCCGAGCCCGATTCCCGGCCGCTCACGCCATCGCGGCCGAAAGTCTTGGCGACTTGCGCTACCAGTGCACCCGTAGCGAATGTCGCCAAGACTTTCGGCCATCCAACGCAGGCGCGATGGCACGCGACGGCCAGCCGACGAAGCCGAGTTTTCCGAGCCCGATTCCCGGCCGCTCACGCCATCGCGGCTCACAAGATTGGGCGCGATCCCGGCCGAAACTCTTGGCGAGTTGCGCTACGGCTGCACCCGTAGCGAATGTCGCCAAGACTTTCGGCCATCCAACACAGGCGCGATGACACACGACAGCCAGCCGACGGAGCCGAGTTTCCGAGTCCTATTCCCGGCCGCTCACGCGATCGCGGCTCACAAGATTGGGCGCGATCCCGGCCGAAAGTCTTGGCGACTTGCGCTACGGGTGAGGGCGCCATCCCGGCCGCAACTCTTGGCGAGTTGCGCTACGGGTGCCGATCGATTCCTTAGCGCAGTGCAGCGCCGATGACGGCGGGGACGTTGGTGGTCACGCCCATCGCACCGAGGGACTGGAAGGTTTTTGCGGTAGCCACATCATCGATCGTCCAGACGTGAAATTCGGGACAGCCGCCGGCCTTCAACGCCTTCACAAATTCGGCGTCGATCACCTCGGTCTTGCCGTTCATCCCGACACCGTCCACGCCAATCTTATCGACTGTGGCAGCGATTCGAGCGGCGGTCGGTTGATAGGCCGATACCGGCGTGCTTTGTTTAAAACTGGTCAACCAGTGCGTCTTCACATCAGGCATCTGTTTCTTGAACGCGGCAGCGGTGGGGGCATCAAAGGCGATCACGATCCACTCGATCGGCTTGTCCTGGTGCTTCTTCAGTGTCTCGACCAACTTCGGCACGATCCGCAACGTCGACTTCAACTCGATGATCAACTTCTTGCCCTCCGGCACGGTCTCGATCACTTCGTCCAAGGTGGGGATCGATTCGCCAGCAAACTTCTTGTTCTTCCAACTACCGTATTCCAGCGTGCGAAGTTCAGCCAATGTCGACGCTTCGACCATCTTTTGGGTACCTGCGGTTCGCTTGGTGTCGCGATCATGGATGCACACAATCTGATCGTCGGCCGTCAGATAGAAATCGCCTTCGACACCGTCGGCTCCTTGCTGCCAAGCCAAGCGGAACGCCGACAGCGTGTTTTCGGGCGCGTCGTGCGAAGCACCACGGTGGGCGACGATCATTTGGGCGGATACCGGCGCGGAAAGAACAACAACGGCAAGCATGCCGAACAGGCATCTGGAAAGTGAGCGAATCATGGGGTGTTTCTCAATCAGTCGAACGGGACAGGTAGGATTGCATCCAAAGGTAGGGCATGCCGTTGGCCTGCTTGGCCTCCAAGACGCAAGCCATCGCAGGATCGGTGACGACAACGAAACGTCAACACGGCCGACGACCTTGGGTCATGGTTGGCATGGGAATGCCCTAGAATAACTGGTGGGCATCTCCAGCGGCACACTCCGACAGGCTAATTGGGCTGCAGACTTGAAACCTTCACATTTGTTGGATGAACGCAGTGTCACAATCCCTCCCCTGGCTGACCTGGATCTATGCTGCGCAGACTCTGATTTCGTTCTTCTTTGGCGTCGGCGTCTTCATCTTCATTGCCATCCGAGCCAGCGATCACAGCCAAGCCAAGAAGTACGCGTTGATCGGATTTAGCATTCAGTTGTTGGTGACGATCGTGGGCTTGGTGGCCCCCGTTATTTTGTCACAGCTGATCAGCATGGACTCGCTGGGCACCGGAATCATGTTGATCAACTTCGCGGGAAATCTACTGCAGATGGTCAGCACGGGATTCATCGTGGCTGCCATCGTCACCGGTCGACGTCCGGGTGCGAGCGTCCCTCCCAGCGGCACAGAAACAGAACGCCCCAGAACGATCGACGGCCAAAACCCCTATGCGGTCTAAGAGTCAGGCGGATTGCTGCATCGGTTGTGGCCCTCGCCAAAAGCTGAGAAACTGAACACATGCGGCGGGCAATCGCGTTTGCCACTGGTGATTTGCCCCCTTCTTCCTATTCCTTGTCGTCCACTGCGATTTCGATGCACACATTCAAGATTTCCGGCCGTCCTGCACTTTGGTTATTAACGTTTCTTTGTTTGACCGCGGCATCTTGCGCCGGTCCCCAACGCGGACCTGCCTCGATCGATCCCGATGCTCCCGAAGAATTTACGACGACCGATTCGGGCCTGAAGTATCGGATTTTGCGGAAGGGCAATGGCGAAATGCCTGGTCCCAGCGATCGCGTGACCGTGGATTACTCGGGTTGGCTGGACAACGGTCAAATCTTCGATTCGTCCTACACCCGCAACGAACCCACATCCTTTGGCCTCAACGGCGTCATTCCCGGCTGGACCGAGGGACTGCAGTACGTCAGCGAAGGGGGCATGATCGAGCTCGAAATCCCGTCGGAACTGGGCTACGGAACCCGTGGAACCCCGGGAATTCCGCCCAATGCCACGCTGCACTTCAAAGTCGAACTGCTTGATATCCGCTAGTTCGGGTGCGCATCCATCAACCCAGCATCGCCAGCGTGATGTCACGATTCATTTCGGGGCAGGAAAACACGCGTCCCAAATCGACTGTTCATTCGCACACTCCTTTGGCCCGTGATTGACACTTTCGACAGCCGGTCTATCCTTTCGGGGCATCCCATTGAACCATCCATGGAAATTCACCGCGTGACTGACCCGAAACTGCCATCGATTATTGACCGCGTCGTCGGCATTGTAAGCCGAGGCTGACGCGGGGACGAAACCTGGCGCACCCCCGAGGAACCGACTTCCTCTTGGTGCGACTCGAATCAAAATGCCATATTTCACCCCCGAGGCCTCCATGGGTTCGGGGGTTTTTTCGTATCCTTTCGGCCCACGGCCTTCCCTATTCGCACAGCGGTAATGCTGCCCCCCCCCTGTTTTTGGAAAACCTGCGTCATCCCCCCCGAGTTGTCGTCAACGAGATTCACTGTTCATCGACGAAACCTGATGTCGCCCCGTACCTACCGCCGCTGCTGAAAACGCTGAAG
Protein-coding regions in this window:
- the truB gene encoding tRNA pseudouridine(55) synthase TruB — translated: MVRLSVAAGQDHLVNIETRPGEHKFLGHRFIRVLVHDNTCDEGKGKLGGLGPPRFFVKLSLRLSWQHPTSPAAHVFGFINCYKPPGMTSRDAVNVVQRRLRGLRTDDGAKVKVGHAGTLDPLAEGVLVMGVGRAVRLVPYVQQQVKHYRGKFLLGQSSVSGDLEGEVAQHPDLPIPTLDQLQTAATGLIGTITQTPPAHSAIWIDGVRAHERVRAGEDVDMPSRQVQIDTLQILKYQFPEIELDIQCGSGTYIRTLGMDLARAAGSVAVMSHLCRHGVGRFVHTKAVSVQRLAEDDLEPLLLPPIMAVAHMPQIEIDEDESVRLGHGLQIRRTTDDDEAAAINEDGELRAIVNVRDGAWFPKRVFPTQNS
- a CDS encoding NUDIX hydrolase — protein: MNQNPDESVPEKLVFTGTRFNVHQMVLTGSDGQTYHREVIRHPGAVVLLPLIDDDTVVLIENTRATVGETLLELPAGTREAGEDAEVTAGRELIEETGYAAGSLTKIHEFYSAPGICDELMHLYVARSLTKGQHAREAVEQIENHVATRSDVARYIGEGRIRDAKTLIGLYLFLYSPVVNA
- a CDS encoding glycerophosphodiester phosphodiesterase — encoded protein: MIRSLSRCLFGMLAVVVLSAPVSAQMIVAHRGASHDAPENTLSAFRLAWQQGADGVEGDFYLTADDQIVCIHDRDTKRTAGTQKMVEASTLAELRTLEYGSWKNKKFAGESIPTLDEVIETVPEGKKLIIELKSTLRIVPKLVETLKKHQDKPIEWIVIAFDAPTAAAFKKQMPDVKTHWLTSFKQSTPVSAYQPTAARIAATVDKIGVDGVGMNGKTEVIDAEFVKALKAGGCPEFHVWTIDDVATAKTFQSLGAMGVTTNVPAVIGAALR
- a CDS encoding FKBP-type peptidyl-prolyl cis-trans isomerase, encoding MHTFKISGRPALWLLTFLCLTAASCAGPQRGPASIDPDAPEEFTTTDSGLKYRILRKGNGEMPGPSDRVTVDYSGWLDNGQIFDSSYTRNEPTSFGLNGVIPGWTEGLQYVSEGGMIELEIPSELGYGTRGTPGIPPNATLHFKVELLDIR